The Candidatus Methylomirabilota bacterium genome contains the following window.
GCTCCGGTTTGACTTGTCCCGCGGGCTCTGACAGGATCGGAGCGAGATGCCACGGTTCGTCCGCGCGGTGAGAAGGCCGCCGTGTCCGAGAACGGACTTTATGTCAGCTATACACCCCAGATGATCGATCTCATCGTCAAGGGCGAGGCGGATGAGGTCTTGGGCTCGCGTCTCACAGGCGGGGGCTCGGCCATCGCGCAGGGGATGCCGTGGTGGAAGTACATCTCGAACCTGTTCCTGACCGGGGTCGAGAACTCCTGCTTCGGCCTCCGCCTGTCCGAGTATCACACTGGCTACCGGGCGTTCAGCCGCGAGGTGCTGGAGGCCGTGAACTTCCGGATGATCTCCGACGGCTTCGTCTTCGACCGGGAGATCATCTCGCAGGTCGTGGCCGCGGGCTTCCGAATCGCCGAGATCGACGTGACGGTGCGCTACTTGCCCGAGGCCTCCTCGGCGGGCGTCTTCGCCTCCTGCGGCTATGGGCTCAAGATCCTCTGGGTCGTGACCCGCCACTCCCTCCACGCGAGCGGACTCAAGCGCTCGCGCAGGCTGCTGTCGCTGCGCGGCCAGTACAGCAGGTGAGCCCCGGCTCCGAAATTTCCGAGTGCCGTTGACGCTGGTGCGAGTTCTCGATCTGGCCGCGGTCCTCTGCAGCCTGGCCGTCCTGTCCTCGCTCGTCTACTGGTGGTGGCGGCCCGAGGAGCTCTTTCTCGTGCTGCTCGGCGTGGTCGCGCTCAGGCTTCTTGTCGCGCCGGTGTCGGTGCCGTCACTCGACCCGCGCAGCGTCGTGACAATCGCGACGGCGCTCTACGCCGTGGTCTTCTCCTTCATCACCGTGTCGCGCCATATCACGCTCCAGACCCATGCCCTCGACCTCGGATACTACGTCCAACTGACGTGGAACCTCGCCCGGGGTGCCGGGCCCCGGGTGAGCCTGCCGGAGATGCACGCATGGGGTGATCACTTCTCGCCGATCATGTATCTCTTCGTTCCGGCGTTCTGGCTCGCGCCGGGTGCGCCGGTCCTGCTGGTCGCCCAGTCGGTGGCCCTTGCGCTCGGAGCGCTGGCGGTGTTCGGGATCGCGGCGCGGCGGCTGGGCGACGAGCGGCCCGCGGCGGTCTTCGCCGTCCTCTACCTGCTGCATCCGTCGCTGCACGGCCTCAACGTGCGCGACTTCCACGCGGCGGCCTTGGCCGTCCCGCTGCTCCTGGCGGCGATCTACTGTGTCGAGGCCGGGAAGCCGTGGCCCTTCGCGGTCGCCGTCCTGCTGACGCTCGGCACGCGCGAGGACGCGGCGATTCCGGTGGTGGGCCTTGGGCTCTGGCTCGCGCTGACCAAGCGGCGCTGGCTCTGGGGCGCCGTCACGGCGCTCGCGGCTTTCTCCCTCCTGATGGCGGATACGTGGTGGATCATGCCGTATTTCCGCGGGGCTCCGTATCCTCACCTCGGACGCTACGCGCACCTCGGCGGGAGTGTGCCGGCGATCGTGGCGTCGATCCTCCTGCATCCGGTCCGCGTGCTGATGGGGCTCGCCACCTGGCGGCGGCTCGTCTATCTCGGCGCGATCGGCGCCCCCGTCGCCTTCCTGCCGCTGCTGGCGCCCGGCACGCTCGTCGGTCTCGTGCCGCCGCTCTTCGGGAACCTGCTCGGCGCGGACCCGATCCTCTTCGACCACCGCACGCAGTACCAGTCCTTCGTCCTGCCC
Protein-coding sequences here:
- a CDS encoding DUF2079 domain-containing protein — encoded protein: MRVLDLAAVLCSLAVLSSLVYWWWRPEELFLVLLGVVALRLLVAPVSVPSLDPRSVVTIATALYAVVFSFITVSRHITLQTHALDLGYYVQLTWNLARGAGPRVSLPEMHAWGDHFSPIMYLFVPAFWLAPGAPVLLVAQSVALALGALAVFGIAARRLGDERPAAVFAVLYLLHPSLHGLNVRDFHAAALAVPLLLAAIYCVEAGKPWPFAVAVLLTLGTREDAAIPVVGLGLWLALTKRRWLWGAVTALAAFSLLMADTWWIMPYFRGAPYPHLGRYAHLGGSVPAIVASILLHPVRVLMGLATWRRLVYLGAIGAPVAFLPLLAPGTLVGLVPPLFGNLLGADPILFDHRTQYQSFVLPFLFVSAIAGYDRLALRRPGRWPKTVLVVAMVASLALSASIMNLLSSERAWPKVVHRQAWEVMAQVPTGAAVSAQDRYVPHLSIRPLVFVFPVGIEKADVVLLYAPSYPWRSDPGVVMQREGDTVTITNGPGGPTYRYRVVVERGPHLLLRRL